ATTTTTCATCTGTAGACCCTTGGTAGAATGTTAAAAAGTCACCCTAAAGCAAAGCATCATTACACCTATACACATCATATGAAAAAATTACGAAAACAtaaatgcacaataaaaaaacattactaaaGTATAAAAGCAAATAAATTATCTAGGAAAGACATACAGGAAAGGGGTGAGACAGATGAggagagaatgaaagaaagaatagTGTGAGAGACACATGAGAACAGTAGGAGAGGGGCGATACAAAtgaggacagagagacagacaggagaGCTCCAGCAGACTATCTGTTGTGCTGcatctgtgtgcaattaatatccCATGGAGCCCGAACCTGCAACACCCCTTCCACATGTCCCAGATGAGTGTGTTAAATGAGAAGATCATCAGAAGTGAATCATTTTATCACAGAATTGCTAACAGCTCACCAAAATATCACTTCActctgtgtaagtgtgtgtgtgtgtgtgtgtttgttagagGAAGAGATCTGTGCATTTATATGTGTGTGATGATGGAATTACTGTGAATGAGCCAACGACAGGAGTTTTCGTCTGAATATCGACACCTACATCCCACGATCCGATTAACTCACAGAATGCAGGGAGGAGAGAGCTGTCTGGGATCTGTTGCCAGGGTACCATCAGCTGTTGCTAGCGCTGATGTGCAATAGATTTACACTGAACCTTTGAGTCGAAGCTTCCAGGAAAGAACTGTGAGAGAGAAAATGTGGCGAATAGATGAAATGAATTCCTTTGTGCATTTGCCATGTCTTTGTGTGTTATCATGAAGAGCCTAGAACTGACGATGCTACACAAATTGCAGGTTAATAATGTGCATCAAGACACATCCCCCCTCCACCACCATCCACCACTAGCAGACACATTTGAGCATAAATTATGAGCTTATTTACACATCCAGCTTCTCATTATAGGTTGACATTTTcatctcagcacacacacacacacacacacacacacacacacacacacacacacatacacttaatcAAAGCTTGTTTGTTCACTATCTCATTCATCCTCAGCGACAGAAAATTACAGCACTGATTACAGAACTATTAAAGTCATTATAcacagataaagaaaaaaagagagacaaagaaaTTGATTCCCTTGGTGCTCATTTGGTGCCAAGAGGTTCTCAAACATCCAGGGAACCTCAAAATTCCTTAAAATAAGACTAAACTAGCATTAAAATATGCTTATATTGAAGTCAAGATATTTCTTATTGTAAGTCACCCACAATCTGTCTTTTCTTTAAATAATCAGGACTCCCTCTTAAAAACCTAGATATATAAGGAATGCACATTTTGTATGATTTCTATACCTGGAAAagttgtgtaaaataataaaatcttaaaactcCATAGGCATTTTTATagtgattataattattatttaatttttttaaaaagattaaaatagttaaaataatttaattagagaACCAAATTGTGTTAATTGTTTGGACAAaaagttttacaaatattttaatacttataaatattttataatattcttttgtgttccacaagataaaaatttacacaatttttttttttttaaacactgaaattTTAGTGGataaaatatccctttaagggtTACcaattttcaatttaaatataaaactctaAATTGCAAATAGGTTTTTCTGAGGATTAGTGGATGGACAATATCATTATCTCAACACAAGCAATTGAAGTCAACGGAAAAAATGCATCACAACAGGAAAGCAAACGTGTGTATAATCAGTGTAGTTTTAGCACCTCTTAGTTCTGGTGCTACATCTCAAACGCTACTACGACACTCCCGTTGCCAGTGGCAACCACCTGCTCCAGCGCTCTGGATCGGCCCACACTATCACATCTGATCACATCTGCTCGGTCACACCTGTCGCACCTGTCTGGCTCAGAGATTCCGGGCAGGGTGATGAAACGCTGAaggctgcaaatatttttatttgtgtttatctGAGTAAATACATCCTGTCCAGTATCTCATTGCATTTCCCTTCATCATTATCTGTCTAGtgttttcttcatgtcattccactcctccctctcttttttttccacacACAGCTCTGTTATTAGCTGacggtaagtgtgtgtgtttatgtgtatgtgtgaggtAAGATGAGGCCATCTGCAGTAATTGTGGTCTTGTCTGCCTCACTTTCTGGATGAACACACACGTGtgtctccaggtttgtgtgtgtgtgttgtaacacATGCACGAGAAGATAATTTTTGGGTTGCAGGGGATTTTGAAAGTTCATCCCATCTTTTAGGCTTTTTGGTGTGTATTTGTGGTGTGCATTTTGTTCTGTTGTCCTTCTGAATTGCTCGTTTTTATAGCACAACTCACAGTGGGTTCAGTCTAACAAAGTTTGGCTGTTAATctattgtgtgtgtttgcatgtgtaatCTTCctaataacaaaaactataatgacAGTTTGCctcattcataaaataaaagcGGCACCAATTTCTGTACAAATTTGTTTGTAAAAATTGTGTTACGTAAGTAGTCACATTCGATTCAATGCGACAAGTTACGTAAGAATGTCTTTATGAACATTTTACATCTATGCACATGATGTTTAGTTTGAAGTGCAGTTTATAGTGACCATGTATTAATgaatattcaaaataattattgCAAGTGCATAAATCACAAAGTCCTTTAAAAGGGACAAAAAGCCCACTTGTTGTGTAGAGTGTAGAGACAGATGCTGATTGATGCATGTAAGTGATCAGTATTTGCTACCGAGTTGTGTATATTTGATGAACTATTATGACACAATCCAACACAGAAGTTTCCTTTTGTCTCTTTATCTCTTGTAGATATTCCAGACAGGAAGTTTTCATCAGAAGAGGAGGAAGCAAGAAGAATAGCAGAGATGGGAAAGCCTGTATTGGGCGAGCATGCAAAAATAGAGATCATCATTGAAGAGTCGTATGAATttaaggtacacacacacaatgccaGAGACCAGCAGTCTTTCGCATTATGgaatcattttctttatttgtatttatgttaatgtgatacattttgtgtttttgtgtgcttgTTGTAGAGTACAGTAGATAAGCTGATTAAGAAGACTAACTTGGCTCTGGTTGTGGGCACAAATTCCTGGAGAGAACAATTCATGGAGGCCATCACTGTCAGCGCAGGTGATTACCAGCACTGAACAATAAGCTTTCAAACCCAAAAAACCCAACCCAAACCCAAAAttttgcttttattcagcaattatacttttattcaacaagaatgtattaaactgatcaaaagtaatagtaaaggcatttataatgttaaaaaagatttatactgcaaattaattctgttcttttgaaatttataTTCATCTAAGAATCCTGGAAAAGGTGTTTCatggttttaacaaaaaaaataattaaggaatttttttcaatataataataataagaagaagaaatgtttcatcagcaggaaatcagcatattagaatgatttctgaaggatcatttgacactgaagactagagtaatgatgatgaaaattcagctttaccatcacaataattacatttgaaaataaattcaaGTGGAAAAGTTattctaaattatttataataattcacaatattactatttctgatcaaatatatgcagcttTGGTTACATACCaagatttatttgaaaaaatctaGCTACCTCAAACATATGAACAGTAGTGTAGATCATCTCAAAACTCACAGAAACGTACTGAAAGCAACAAAACTCAGTTATCATATAAACATACTCTCATGTTCATATTGCACACAAAATGTTCTAtttcttttgtgaaatattacGCGGCCCACATGAAAACTGAGCCTACAGATCTCCTACACAGTTCTCTTCCATCCTACAACCTTTCTATATTCTAAACAATTTTACTAATTTGATCTTTTCAGATATCAATAAGAAATGTGGTATTATCAGCTCTGTGTGATACGTTTCACTTAGTTTAAATTCATTCCTATAGATTTCCCCCTCAAAATTAAAATGTCCTACATATTAGTCTTTTATGACCCCATGTAGAAATAAAAATGCTGCTCTCACAGTGTGTAGCCTTCAGTTACCGTGACTATCAAATAGCCGGTGTTACCAAGGCAACAGGACTCCCAAATCACCATGGTGTCAAATAGATAGCTTTGCTCAGGTATGCAACTTATGTAATGTGGGTGACACCCCAATACTAACATTTTTCATGTTCTTATCTTTCTACTCCCATTCGTCCTGCCTTTCTTTCTTGCTTCCTTTCTTTCTTCCTGTCTTCCTGTCTTTATCTCAggagatgaggatgaggatgaaggGGGAGAGGAACGTCTGCCATCTTGTTTTGACTACGTCATGCACTTCCTGACTGTGTTCTGGAAGGTTCTGTTTGCCTGTGTCCCACCCACAGAATACTGGAACGGGTGGGCATGCTTCATTGTTTCCATAGTGATCATCGGTCTTTTGACTGCTGTGATCGGTGACCTGGCCAGTCACTTTGGCTGCACCATTGGCCTGAAGGACTCGGTCACCGCTGTGGTGTTTGTAGCCCTGGGAACATCTATCCCTGGTGAGGTTGTGTATGCTCttatttgccattttaaatgGGCCATATAATATATGCTACTTTTAGTTTATGGTCAGTAAGAATGACTTTTATTCAGCAGTCGCATTAAATTGACCGAAaggtaaagatatttataatgtgacaggatttctattttaaatgaatgctgttcttttaaaccttctaatcatcaaagaatcctgaaaagaaaacCTATTACAGTTTCCaacaacaatattaagcagcacagcttttttcaacattataaaaaaaaagtttcttgagcatcaaatcagcatataagaatgatttctgaaggatcatgtgacttctGCTTTGCCATGacagtaataaaataatgaaaaaaaaaaaaagtactttatttttatcaaataaatgaagctttAAGAGACTTCGTCCAAAAACATTAacatatcttactgaccccaaactattgaacagtagtgtatagtgTTTTCCCAGAGGTCCACATATAATTAATAAAGTTGTTTCTGCCAAAATCAATCATAATTTGGTTTTGTATGACCATTTCAAACCCCTCACTGACTCTTGAATTTACTGAGGCCAGTCTGTCTGACATCAAAAAACTGTGAGGGTTTACAagtcagttgtgctgcttagttttaataaatgctctttATTTAACATACAGTTACAGTATGTGTTTATCATACAATTAACTATTTTAGCTCATAAATCGGATTCCTCCTGAATTGCATCCTTTTATTGCTTGTTAATCATAGATTATTACACTATTTTATGAAAGCATCTACATCACATCTCTCTTTTCTCCTCAGACACCTTTGCCAGTAAAGTTGCAGCGGTGCAGGACAGTTACGCAGACGCGGCTATCGGTAACGTGACCGGTAGTAATGCTGTGAACGTTTTCTTGGGAATCGGTGTGGCGTGGTCAGTGGCTGCCATCTACTGGCACATGCAGGGCCGTGCGTTCGAGGTGCAAGCAGGTTCCCTGGCATTTTCTGTCACTCTCTTCACTATCTTTGCCTTCCTGGCGGTGAGTGTCCTTCTGTACCGGCGCAGGCCTCACATCGGTGGAGAGCTGGGTGGCCCGCGCACACAGCGCATCTTCACAACACTCTTTTTCTTCAGTCTCTGGTTTCTCTACATCTTTTTCTCCAGTCTTGAGGCTTACTGTCATATAAAGGGCTTCTGAAGAGAAGAGATGGGGTGGGAACGGGTGGGGGTTGGAAAGAGATATATAGGAGGAAACTTCTATCCGTAAATGACAGACTAAGAGCTAAGAAATAATTCAGAAAGGTCGCTAAGCAGGCATGGATTTGAGCTTTAAAAAAGGAGATTTATTCTTCAGATGCCTTCACGCTGAAGATGAAGAGTGTGAAACATTTCTCTAAGGGGTGGGACAGTCTTAACCTGCAGTCGGAGCTTTTCACAGTCTATATTTTTCTCAACACCTGCTGagaatgacttttttttaacgaaatattttgggaaaaaaaatgtataaaaaataacaaaaagaataAAAGGATACAAAGGACTATTTTCAAATCTGCTTCCAGGATTAGAAATAATATttcaacaaaaaatttaaatatatgactACATGAAATCTGTTATTGAGTGACATTTGATGGACCCataaagttattatttatttttttccttgtttagtTTGGTAAGAACTCACAGAGAATACAGCTTTTACCATCAGGTCCCAGCTAGGGAGAGTGGATCGGAAACACAAAACGCTGAGTAGACAAACGGAGAAGAGAGATGAATATGAACAATGGCTGAACACTGCATTTTCTCCCTGATATTCCTGTATGGATACAATCTGCTTCCATATTTTTTCTGTACTTTTGTGTATTTCCTTGCTGAGTGTTGTTATTTCAAGAATCATGGAAGCTTCAGAGGGTTGCAGAAGAACAGaatgcgaaaaaaaaaaattaaaatacagggGGAAAATGAGGCCTTTCTTTGCAAATGAACATTCATCAAAACGAATCACTAGTGTATTTTCTGATAACACTGAGAGTGCACTGCATCCgctattacagtttttgtttttttgtttgtgtttcagtCTTTCAGTGTCATTGAACAAACATAAAGCACCCCTGAAGAAATCTCCCACCCCCACTTTACCTTAGTGTGTCCCTCTATATGGAGTCACATGACCATTTAACCAGGAACTCCTTAAGTGCGCATCTAAACAGTGTCTGAAGTGTCAGTGATTGTTGGTGGTGAATTCTGAGTATTTTTCATTGGGTCCTTTAATGTGGTTTGTAATGTTTACTGGCCTTCGGTCCAGGAAAGACTGAGAATGGATCAGTACAAACAGATTAATTTAACGTAGTGATGCGAGTTTTTTGGATTTCAGGAAGCAGTAGAGAAATTTTGGgcaaaagtttaaataaatggttcacctaaaaaaataaacattggctGGAAATGCAcacaccctcagaccatccaagatgtacattAGATgagtcacttgctcaccaatggatcctctgcagtgaatgggtgccatcagaatgagaatccaaacagcagataaaaacatcacaataatccaaaaggaATCcaaatgactccagtccatcatttgaTTTCTTGTGAAAATCTGCTATTTGTTACAAACAAAACCATCAAaaaaagtgtgtgagtgtgagtacattttcagcagtttttcatttttgggtgaattattctaTTAAAAAGCAGTCATCAATTCATCTGACTGACTAAAGTGTTTCTGTGCCTATTTTTGCTGTAGTGAGCTGAGAAGCAATGAGGTGGGTGGGATTTCTGTATTATTTGGGGAAGGGATGTCATAAAGAATTGTTTAGGATGGCCAATAAGAGCCCAGAACCAAAGAACAGAACTTAGGCTGCCACCCAGAAGCTGCAGTGGTTCTCTGGGTTAGTGAGCTTTCCACTCTTGTATGTTCGTACAACTcctacattttgtgtgtgtgtatgtgtgtgtgtgtgtgtgtgttttgacatGTTTCTTGTTTGCTCATTTCAAATACAGGCCAAATCAGTTGTATCCAGGACACCAGTGTTGGGATtacaacaattacatatgtacttcatttttattatgtttacattCAAATACAGTACAGCTGTGTATGTGTTGCTTGTGGGTGAGGGTAATTGAAAACACATTTATTGTCTGAAAATCCCTTCATCCAAATTGCAAATGGACCTGCTGGCGTCGCTTCAGCCTGCTCTGTGCTTCCTACTCAGTGACTACTCAGTTCATAATCGATGTGCTTTACAGAAAAACGTACAAGAATCACACAGAAATCACATCAAACCACACTGAACATCAGTGCTCTTTATGACTCATACAGGCTCATGTTCATGAGTTTTTAGTGTTTGAACTTGTTGTTGTATGCAGAAAGGCAGGAGTGTGTATTAGCTTAGCTAAACAACAAACACTTTCTTTATCCACACACAATGACATTGTGAGCATGTACTGCCTACACAGACAGCTTCATCTACATCTACTATATGCAACTAATTATGCTGCTTTCTAAGATGCTTTGTTTTGGTGGTATTCGTTAAGGAAAATCTCTTATTTTCCAAAAATTATTGTTAAGAATTGTTtaatattctaatttaaaatacgcccccccccccaaaaaaaaaaaactcaataagTAATTTATATTACCTgatatgtacactaccattctgacaagtcagtaagattttttctttgttggttttttaaatataaataatactattttattcacaaatgtattatttatatgaattgatcaaaagtgagagtaaagaccattaatgttacaaataagtgctgcttaaaatttctaatcatcaaagaatcctggaaaaactGTATAAtgctttacacaaaaatattaagcagtgcaactgtttttgacattgataataataagacatttttgttgagcatcaaatccacatattagaatgatttctgaaagatcatgtgacactgaagactggtgtaatggctgcttaaaatcAGCTTTCatatcatcacaggaatacattttgaataatgCATATATTGAATAATTTCAATATATAACTGCTTAATGCATTTTTGACCAAACAGATGCAGCCTTGCGCTGTATTTTTTATGCAATCACAtttttagcttagcaacatgatAACAAAACTCCTTTGAATCATTTATGAGTCGAGACTCCCAAGGAGCACAATTTACATGATTTGCTGCAAATGTAAAGtgttccaaatcagtcacttTTGATGTTCCCTGTGTAGGCAGTAGACAACAAGGCAGCTCAAAAGGTTTTGGAACACAGCCACTCACACACCTCATAAGCTGTTCTGTGCACCAGTATTaggcatgataaaaaaaaaaatgtaaatgacgaGAAATATAATTAACACAGTATTCAGCTTGAATGCTCTGCTACTTTCAGCGAACTGCTTGTATTCTGCCAGCATGTGTTGTTAATTGTGTTTGGTGTGAGTCAGTGGGCAGCTAAAGTAGATCACAGCAGATCTTCACCACATTTGTgcacatgtgtgcatgtgtatttttGAGATGGTTGGTGGTAAAATAGCAGTCTTATAAACCTTCTTTGCCAGTTTGGCTGACTTGGCTTATGGTCACGCTCAGAGTTCGGCTTAAACTTAGTGTGTTTAGGACTCTGTATCAGCCTGGATCAGATCACATACACACCTAtgcactcacacatgcacacttgaGTTAACTAAACATTACTGAGGGTTATTATGAATATTGGGGTGGGCCTTCATGTAGGATGGTTGAGCATGAAAATCAGCTGCAACTACCAGCTTTGAACTTTTTCTACTGCCAGCTTACACTTCCAGCTGTTTAGATGCAGGTGAACTGGTTTACAAGAGATTTCAGATGATGTCACTTATAACCGTAAAGTCACACAAGTCTTATAAATGTATCAGGGgtctgagtctctctctctcacacacaaacacactcctcTTCAGCCTGGTGATGAAGCAGATGGTGGTTATATT
Above is a genomic segment from Carassius carassius chromosome 30, fCarCar2.1, whole genome shotgun sequence containing:
- the LOC132110517 gene encoding sodium/calcium exchanger 3-like isoform X4 translates to MVDMSLQKALLLADDIPDRKFSSEEEEARRIAEMGKPVLGEHAKIEIIIEESYEFKSTVDKLIKKTNLALVVGTNSWREQFMEAITVSAGDEDEDEGGEERLPSCFDYVMHFLTVFWKVLFACVPPTEYWNGWACFIVSIVIIGLLTAVIGDLASHFGCTIGLKDSVTAVVFVALGTSIPDTFASKVAAVQDSYADAAIGNVTGSNAVNVFLGIGVAWSVAAIYWHMQGRAFEVQAGSLAFSVTLFTIFAFLAVSVLLYRRRPHIGGELGGPRTQRIFTTLFFFSLWFLYIFFSSLEAYCHIKGF